The following are encoded in a window of bacterium genomic DNA:
- the secD gene encoding protein translocase subunit SecD, with translation MKYRLGAVVILILGALLVWYVYQSEVSGSKKFRLGLDLSGGTQLLYKADTSAIAGDVEESMNALRETIERRVNLFGVAEPIVQREKGSSVAGEGEERLIIELPGVTDANEAIRQIGQTPVLEFRMLKEDAPQTASTTVNEQFGPAILTGRHISRAELQFGQAGGFSNEAVVVIHFNTEGRDIFAKTTKDNVGKVFGIFLDGTPISTPVINEAIPDGTAVISGSFTPDAARELVRNLNFGALPVPIDLVSTQTVSGTLGGEAVQDGVMAGLIGFAAVALFMILWYRLPGFVAILALSVYVILSLALFKLIPVTLTAAGIAAFILSIGMAVDANVLIFARMREELARGKDMEEAIHDGFARAWLSIRDSNISSIITAIILFWFGTSIIQGFALVFGLGVVISMFTAITVSRTFLLAIAPKKAGRMTKFLFGSGIKI, from the coding sequence ATGAAGTACCGTCTGGGAGCAGTCGTCATCCTCATTCTCGGGGCGCTTTTGGTGTGGTACGTCTACCAGTCTGAAGTCAGCGGCTCCAAGAAGTTCCGCCTCGGGCTCGACCTCTCGGGCGGCACCCAGCTCCTCTACAAGGCGGATACCAGCGCGATCGCGGGGGATGTCGAGGAATCGATGAATGCATTGCGTGAGACCATCGAGCGCCGCGTAAACCTCTTCGGCGTCGCGGAGCCGATCGTGCAGCGTGAGAAAGGAAGCTCGGTCGCGGGCGAAGGCGAGGAGCGCCTCATCATCGAATTGCCGGGAGTCACTGATGCGAACGAGGCGATCCGTCAGATCGGCCAGACGCCGGTTCTCGAATTCCGCATGCTCAAGGAAGATGCGCCACAAACCGCATCGACGACGGTGAACGAGCAGTTCGGTCCAGCCATCCTTACCGGTCGCCACATCAGCCGCGCCGAATTGCAGTTCGGTCAGGCAGGAGGCTTCTCCAACGAGGCGGTGGTCGTCATCCATTTCAATACTGAAGGTAGGGACATCTTTGCGAAGACGACTAAGGATAATGTCGGCAAGGTATTCGGCATTTTCCTCGATGGAACGCCGATCTCCACGCCGGTCATCAACGAGGCGATCCCTGATGGTACGGCGGTCATCTCAGGCAGCTTCACGCCGGACGCGGCGCGTGAACTTGTGCGCAACCTCAACTTCGGCGCACTTCCAGTACCGATCGATCTCGTCTCGACGCAGACCGTGTCCGGTACGCTCGGTGGCGAAGCGGTGCAGGACGGTGTCATGGCGGGCCTCATCGGTTTCGCGGCGGTCGCACTCTTCATGATCCTCTGGTACCGCCTTCCGGGTTTTGTCGCGATCCTCGCCCTCTCGGTCTACGTCATCCTCTCGCTCGCGCTCTTCAAGCTCATTCCAGTGACGCTCACGGCGGCGGGTATCGCCGCATTCATTCTCTCGATCGGTATGGCGGTGGATGCCAACGTACTTATCTTCGCCCGCATGCGTGAGGAGTTGGCTCGCGGTAAGGATATGGAAGAAGCGATCCACGACGGTTTTGCGCGCGCATGGCTCTCGATCCGCGACTCGAATATCTCTTCCATCATCACCGCGATCATCCTCTTCTGGTTTGGTACTTCGATCATCCAGGGCTTCGCACTTGTCTTCGGTCTCGGCGTGGTGATCTCGATGTTCACGGCGATCACGGTCTC